The Pseudomonas sp. R4-35-07 genome contains a region encoding:
- the cpdA gene encoding 3',5'-cyclic-AMP phosphodiesterase, translating to MPSVSAVNPDAVLLVQLTDSHLFAEADGTLLGMNTRESLQRVIELVREQQPSIDLVLATGDLSQDGTLASYQQFRDMTAPIGAPARWIPGNHDEPQVMAQAAVHSDLLEPVVDVGNWRIILLDSAVPGSVPGYLQDQQLQLLAQALSEAPNRHHLVCFHHHPVSIDCAWMEPIGLRNPDALFAVLDRFPQVKAVLWGHVHQEIDRERNGVRLLASPSTCIQFAPGSEDFKVSEQAPGYRWLRLHADGWLDTGVERLEGFAFQVDYGSNGY from the coding sequence TTGCCGAGCGTATCCGCCGTGAACCCTGACGCTGTGCTGCTGGTGCAGCTGACCGACAGCCATCTGTTTGCCGAGGCCGACGGCACGCTGCTGGGTATGAATACCCGCGAAAGCCTGCAGCGGGTGATCGAATTGGTCCGCGAACAGCAGCCGTCTATCGATCTGGTGCTGGCCACCGGGGATCTTTCCCAGGACGGCACATTGGCGTCATACCAGCAATTTCGCGATATGACCGCGCCGATCGGTGCTCCCGCGCGCTGGATTCCCGGCAACCACGATGAGCCGCAGGTCATGGCCCAGGCTGCCGTGCACAGCGACCTGCTTGAGCCGGTGGTCGATGTCGGCAACTGGCGCATCATCCTGCTGGACTCCGCCGTACCCGGCTCCGTGCCCGGCTACCTGCAAGACCAGCAACTGCAATTACTCGCCCAGGCTTTGAGCGAAGCGCCGAACCGGCATCATCTGGTGTGCTTCCATCATCACCCGGTGTCGATCGACTGCGCCTGGATGGAGCCGATTGGCCTGCGCAATCCCGATGCGTTGTTTGCCGTGCTCGACCGCTTCCCGCAGGTCAAGGCGGTGCTTTGGGGCCATGTGCACCAGGAAATCGACCGCGAGCGCAACGGTGTACGTCTGCTGGCTTCGCCGTCCACGTGCATCCAGTTCGCACCCGGCAGTGAGGACTTCAAGGTCAGCGAGCAAGCGCCGGGCTATCGCTGGCTGCGCCTGCATGCCGACGGATGGTTGGATACCGGCGTAGAAAGGCTCGAAGGCTTCGCGTTCCAGGTGGACTACGGCAGCAACGGCTATTGA
- a CDS encoding succinylglutamate desuccinylase/aspartoacylase family protein: protein MKTLEQVRASLKPYPIEVDFPDLSPWKNGNSGIDYVYSFDSGEPGPHVLIMALTHGNEVSGAIAVDALLRRGIRPRKGRLSLAFGNVEAYQRFDPQNIDASRFIDEDMNRVWLPSALEGERESVELRRARELRPLIDTVDLLLDIHSMHEESPP, encoded by the coding sequence ATGAAAACCTTAGAGCAAGTGCGTGCATCCCTGAAGCCATACCCGATTGAAGTCGACTTCCCCGACCTCAGCCCATGGAAAAACGGTAATAGCGGGATTGACTACGTCTACAGCTTCGACAGCGGCGAACCAGGGCCGCATGTTTTGATCATGGCATTGACCCATGGGAATGAAGTCAGCGGAGCCATCGCGGTAGACGCCCTGTTACGCCGCGGTATCCGCCCGCGCAAGGGCCGCTTGTCACTGGCGTTCGGCAACGTTGAGGCCTATCAACGCTTCGACCCGCAAAACATCGACGCGTCCCGCTTCATCGACGAGGACATGAACCGTGTCTGGCTGCCATCCGCACTGGAAGGCGAGCGAGAGTCTGTCGAGTTGCGCCGCGCACGTGAACTGCGACCGCTGATCGACACTGTCGATTTGCTGCTCGATATCCATTCAATGCACGAAGAATCCCCCCCTTGA
- a CDS encoding MFS transporter — MTAQSPALPSATTPARRGPWKEIIAASFGNALEFYDLLIYGYFAVVIGKQFFPSDNETTSLLLAVGSFGISFLMRPLGAIVLGSYTDKAGRKASLTLSIMIMLLGTAIITFAPTYEQIGLAAPLLIIVARMLQGFSTGGEFGAATAFMVEHADAKRRGFFASWQLSTQGLATVLAAGVSAILSYVLSDVQLNEWGWRVAFGFGLLIGPVGYYIRTQIDETPDFKKTLVSSTAKTPLRDVLIKEHVSLLLAIGVVAGATAFNYVHKLYMPIYAFKQLNIAATSSYLGALMTGVMLMLMAPVFGGLSDRYGRYRVLTIALLITGFSSYPMFVLLNTFPSVTTLLIVQALVGLLIAACLGPIPAMLSDIFPTSIRGTGLALSYNFSVTLFGGFAPLIVTALIEASGSKLAPSFYVMGTILISVVSIVCLGRRMRGTQPSAS; from the coding sequence ATGACCGCTCAATCACCCGCCTTACCCTCGGCAACGACCCCAGCCCGACGAGGCCCATGGAAGGAAATCATCGCTGCCAGTTTCGGCAATGCGCTGGAGTTCTATGATTTGTTGATCTACGGCTATTTTGCAGTCGTCATCGGCAAACAGTTTTTCCCCTCCGATAACGAAACCACCTCACTGTTGCTGGCCGTGGGTTCATTCGGCATTTCCTTTCTGATGCGTCCGCTGGGCGCCATTGTGCTGGGTTCCTATACCGACAAAGCCGGGCGAAAAGCCTCGCTGACACTGTCGATCATGATCATGTTGCTCGGCACCGCAATAATCACTTTCGCACCCACCTATGAACAGATTGGCTTGGCCGCGCCGCTGTTAATCATCGTTGCGCGCATGCTTCAAGGGTTCTCCACAGGCGGTGAGTTCGGCGCCGCGACGGCGTTTATGGTCGAACACGCAGACGCCAAGCGCCGGGGCTTCTTTGCCAGCTGGCAACTATCCACCCAAGGGCTGGCAACCGTCCTGGCAGCGGGGGTCAGCGCGATCCTCAGTTATGTACTGTCGGATGTGCAGTTGAACGAATGGGGCTGGCGCGTCGCATTCGGTTTCGGCCTGCTGATCGGGCCGGTGGGCTATTACATTCGTACACAAATCGATGAAACCCCGGACTTCAAGAAAACGCTGGTCAGCAGCACGGCCAAAACCCCGCTGCGAGACGTCTTGATCAAGGAGCATGTCAGCCTGCTGCTGGCTATCGGTGTAGTGGCCGGTGCGACCGCATTCAATTATGTCCATAAGTTGTACATGCCGATCTACGCGTTCAAGCAACTGAACATCGCCGCCACGTCTTCTTACCTCGGGGCGCTGATGACGGGCGTTATGTTAATGCTGATGGCGCCGGTATTTGGCGGGCTTTCCGACCGCTACGGACGATACCGGGTACTGACCATTGCGCTGTTGATTACCGGGTTTTCGTCTTACCCGATGTTCGTGCTGCTCAACACCTTCCCCAGCGTCACCACACTGCTGATCGTGCAAGCCCTTGTTGGCTTGTTGATCGCAGCCTGCCTGGGGCCGATTCCAGCGATGCTTTCCGACATTTTTCCGACCAGCATTCGCGGCACGGGCCTGGCGCTGAGCTACAACTTTTCCGTCACCCTGTTTGGTGGTTTTGCGCCATTGATCGTGACCGCGTTGATCGAAGCCAGCGGCAGCAAGCTCGCACCGAGCTTTTACGTGATGGGGACCATCTTGATCAGTGTCGTGTCGATCGTCTGCCTCGGCCGGCGCATGCGCGGTACGCAACCTTCGGCCAGTTGA
- a CDS encoding LysR family transcriptional regulator — MQLEWLEDFIELTRTRSLSRAAENRCVTHPAFGRRIRALEEWVGTPLIERTQPVSLTPCGVLFLDAATQSLELLTAVRAQFKGGPLSRDEPVRIATGRTLACDFFPDWYESLYPQLGSFAVSLLTSGAQEAISRLSAGEVDLLLSFSSPLTQSLIDPQRFDSRVLAKEQLLPVSAPDAQGQPRQQIAASSNALSIPWLAFSPSLALRGVLAQHLERLPQRLALRMVYQADSYDAILEMAKRGKGLAWLPQMVVSDALASGELLIAGGAEFCVSFDVSLHRLRDNQSEMVMKIWEALAAFETLPPPS; from the coding sequence ATGCAACTGGAATGGCTTGAGGACTTTATTGAACTGACCCGCACCCGCAGCCTGTCGCGCGCTGCGGAAAATCGGTGCGTCACGCACCCCGCGTTCGGGCGCCGTATCCGGGCGCTGGAAGAATGGGTCGGCACGCCATTGATCGAACGTACACAACCAGTGTCATTGACCCCTTGCGGCGTACTGTTTCTGGACGCCGCCACCCAATCGCTGGAACTGCTGACCGCCGTCAGAGCGCAATTCAAAGGTGGCCCCCTGAGCCGCGATGAACCCGTGCGTATCGCCACCGGGCGAACCCTGGCCTGTGACTTCTTCCCCGACTGGTACGAGTCGCTGTACCCGCAATTGGGCAGTTTTGCGGTGTCACTGCTCACCAGCGGTGCGCAAGAGGCCATCAGCCGGCTGTCGGCTGGCGAAGTCGATCTGCTGCTGAGCTTTTCCAGCCCGCTGACCCAGTCATTGATCGACCCGCAGCGTTTTGACTCTCGAGTGCTGGCAAAGGAGCAATTGCTACCGGTCAGTGCGCCGGACGCTCAGGGCCAACCGCGCCAGCAGATAGCCGCAAGCAGTAACGCCCTCTCTATTCCCTGGCTGGCCTTTTCACCTTCCCTTGCGCTGCGCGGCGTGCTGGCGCAGCACCTGGAGCGACTGCCACAGCGCCTGGCGTTGCGGATGGTTTACCAGGCCGATTCCTATGATGCGATTCTGGAAATGGCCAAGCGTGGCAAGGGCCTTGCGTGGTTACCGCAGATGGTCGTCAGCGATGCGCTGGCGTCGGGCGAACTGCTGATTGCGGGCGGCGCCGAGTTTTGCGTCAGCTTCGACGTATCGCTGCATCGGTTACGCGATAACCAGAGCGAGATGGTGATGAAGATATGGGAAGCGTTGGCAGCGTTTGAAACGCTGCCGCCCCCCTCATGA
- a CDS encoding YqiA/YcfP family alpha/beta fold hydrolase produces the protein MSASILYIHGFNSAPASNKASQLMTVMDSLGLADQLRVPALHHHPRQAIPQLEEAIAQLGRPLLVGSSLGGYYATHLAERHGLKALLVNPAVSPHRMFDGYLGTQKNLYTDETWELTHDHVTALAELEVPAPQDATRYQVWLQTGDETLDYRLAQQYYRACALRIQAGGDHGYQGFAQQLPALLSFAGIGADQYQSFDFSSL, from the coding sequence ATGTCCGCATCAATCTTGTATATCCACGGTTTCAACAGCGCACCGGCGTCCAACAAGGCCAGCCAGTTGATGACCGTGATGGACAGCCTGGGCCTGGCCGACCAGTTGCGTGTACCGGCCCTGCATCACCACCCGCGTCAGGCGATTCCTCAATTGGAGGAAGCCATCGCGCAACTGGGTCGGCCACTGCTGGTGGGAAGCTCACTCGGCGGCTACTATGCAACCCATCTTGCCGAGCGCCATGGCCTCAAGGCGTTGCTGGTCAACCCGGCGGTCAGCCCCCATCGGATGTTTGACGGTTACCTGGGCACCCAGAAGAACCTCTACACCGATGAAACCTGGGAATTGACCCACGATCACGTCACAGCGCTGGCCGAGCTGGAAGTACCGGCGCCCCAGGATGCCACGCGTTATCAGGTGTGGTTGCAGACCGGGGATGAAACCCTGGATTATCGCCTGGCCCAGCAGTATTACCGGGCCTGTGCCTTGCGCATTCAGGCCGGTGGCGACCATGGTTACCAAGGGTTCGCCCAGCAATTGCCGGCACTGTTGAGCTTTGCCGGCATTGGCGCAGATCAGTATCAATCCTTCGATTTTTCGTCACTGTAA
- the parE gene encoding DNA topoisomerase IV subunit B: protein MATPSASSYNADAIEVLSGLDPVRKRPGMYTDTSRPNHLAQEVIDNSVDEALAGHAKSVQVILHADHSLEVSDDGRGMPVDIHPEEGVSGVELILTKLHAGGKFSNKNYQFSGGLHGVGISVVNALSTQVRVKVKRDGNEYQMTFADGYKATDLEVIGTVGKRNTGTSVYFAPDPKYFDSPKFSISRLKHVLKAKAVLCPGLLVSFEDKGTGEKVEWHYEDGLRSYLEDSVSAFERLPNAPFCGSLAGNKEAVDWALLWLPEGGDSVQESYVNLIPTAQGGTHVNGLRQGLLDAMREFCEYRSLLPRGVKLAPEDVWERIAFVLSMKMQEPQFSGQTKERLSSREAAAFVSGVVKDAFSLWLNEHPELGLALAELAINNAGRRLKASKKVERKRITQGPALPGKLADCAGQDPMRSELFLVEGDSAGGSAKQARDKEFQAILPLRGKILNTWEVDGSEVLASQEVHNIAVAIGVDPGAADISQLRYGKICILADADSDGLHIATLLCALFVQHFRPLVDAGHVYVAMPPLYRIDLGKEIFYALDEAERDGILDRLVAEKKRGKPQVTRFKGLGEMNPPQLRETTMDPNTRRLVQLTLEDFAGTSEMMDMLLAKKRAPDRKAWLESKGNLAEVLG from the coding sequence ATGGCCACTCCCAGCGCTAGCTCTTATAACGCCGACGCCATCGAAGTCCTCTCGGGCCTCGACCCGGTGCGCAAACGCCCCGGCATGTACACCGACACCAGTCGGCCGAACCACCTCGCCCAGGAAGTCATCGACAACAGCGTTGACGAAGCCCTGGCCGGCCACGCCAAGTCGGTGCAGGTCATTCTCCACGCCGATCACTCCCTGGAAGTGTCCGATGACGGTCGCGGCATGCCAGTGGACATCCACCCCGAAGAGGGCGTGTCGGGCGTCGAGCTGATCCTTACCAAGCTGCACGCCGGCGGCAAGTTCTCCAACAAGAACTACCAGTTCTCCGGCGGTCTGCACGGCGTGGGTATTTCGGTGGTCAACGCGCTGTCCACGCAGGTCAGGGTCAAGGTCAAGCGCGATGGCAACGAATACCAGATGACCTTCGCTGATGGCTACAAAGCCACCGACCTGGAAGTGATCGGTACCGTTGGCAAGCGCAATACCGGCACCAGCGTGTACTTCGCGCCGGACCCGAAATACTTCGATTCGCCGAAATTCTCCATCAGCCGCCTCAAGCACGTGCTCAAGGCCAAGGCCGTGCTGTGCCCGGGCCTGCTGGTGAGCTTTGAAGACAAAGGCACGGGCGAGAAAGTCGAGTGGCACTACGAAGACGGCCTGCGCTCCTACCTGGAAGACTCCGTCAGCGCCTTTGAACGCCTGCCCAACGCGCCGTTCTGCGGCAGCCTGGCCGGTAACAAGGAAGCCGTCGACTGGGCGCTGTTGTGGTTGCCCGAAGGCGGCGACAGCGTGCAGGAAAGCTACGTCAACCTGATCCCCACCGCCCAGGGCGGCACCCACGTCAATGGCTTGCGCCAGGGCCTGCTGGATGCCATGCGCGAATTCTGCGAATACCGCAGCCTGCTGCCACGCGGCGTGAAGCTGGCGCCGGAAGACGTGTGGGAGCGCATCGCCTTCGTGCTGTCGATGAAAATGCAGGAGCCGCAATTTTCCGGCCAGACCAAGGAGCGTCTGTCGTCCCGCGAGGCGGCGGCGTTTGTCTCCGGGGTGGTCAAGGATGCCTTCAGCCTGTGGCTCAACGAGCACCCGGAGCTGGGCCTGGCCCTGGCGGAACTGGCGATCAACAACGCCGGCCGTCGCCTCAAGGCCAGCAAGAAGGTCGAGCGCAAGCGCATCACCCAGGGCCCGGCATTGCCCGGCAAGCTGGCCGATTGCGCCGGGCAGGACCCGATGCGTTCCGAGCTGTTCCTGGTGGAAGGTGATTCCGCCGGTGGTTCCGCCAAGCAAGCGCGGGACAAGGAGTTCCAGGCGATCCTGCCGTTGCGCGGCAAGATCCTCAACACCTGGGAAGTCGACGGCAGCGAAGTCCTGGCCAGCCAGGAAGTGCACAACATTGCCGTGGCCATCGGCGTCGACCCGGGCGCGGCGGACATCAGCCAGTTGCGCTACGGCAAGATCTGCATCCTCGCCGACGCCGACTCCGACGGCCTGCACATCGCAACCCTGCTGTGTGCGTTGTTCGTGCAGCACTTCCGCCCGTTGGTGGATGCCGGTCACGTCTACGTCGCCATGCCACCGCTGTACCGGATCGACCTGGGCAAGGAGATTTTCTACGCCCTGGACGAAGCCGAGCGCGATGGCATTCTCGACCGCCTGGTGGCCGAGAAGAAACGCGGCAAGCCACAGGTCACGCGATTCAAGGGCCTGGGTGAAATGAACCCGCCGCAACTGCGCGAAACCACCATGGACCCGAACACCCGGCGCCTGGTGCAGTTGACCCTGGAAGACTTCGCCGGCACGTCGGAAATGATGGACATGCTGCTGGCGAAAAAGCGCGCACCGGATCGCAAAGCCTGGCTCGAATCCAAAGGCAACCTGGCCGAGGTGCTGGGCTGA
- a CDS encoding esterase-like activity of phytase family protein, with protein sequence MRTGVALAILMMCGLAATDVAAAPVAELKLVSEHAVDGMRGGNLSGLALCGKQLWTVSDRDDEQIYRLDTRAPTWTAEVVAIDVPPVPESGLPWGLRSRTKAASFVRGGDLDFEGISCDAAGNRYIVSEAHAAVLQVPVAGAPEWLKIAPGMVREARASGMLLHFNALFEGLTVNPQGDQLWLAAERERRGLVSIKRGQSVWDCDGACVLLSEAGLEVQPAQFPNAKAVSKDFADLALFNGKLFTLERNAFQICRRDTVTAKVELCWSFADETLRPERRYPQPYGLAEALVMDADGAWIGIDNNFGARADGEKRPVVYRFAAPAGGWSAQP encoded by the coding sequence ATGCGCACAGGCGTCGCCCTGGCGATCCTGATGATGTGCGGGTTGGCGGCCACCGATGTGGCGGCCGCGCCCGTGGCTGAGCTCAAGCTGGTGTCGGAGCACGCGGTAGACGGCATGCGCGGCGGGAACCTGTCGGGCCTGGCGCTGTGTGGCAAGCAATTGTGGACCGTATCGGACCGTGATGATGAGCAGATTTATCGCTTGGACACCCGCGCGCCGACCTGGACCGCCGAAGTGGTGGCGATCGACGTACCCCCCGTGCCCGAATCCGGCCTGCCGTGGGGTTTGCGCTCGCGCACCAAGGCGGCTTCGTTCGTTCGCGGTGGCGACCTGGATTTCGAAGGCATCAGCTGTGATGCCGCAGGCAACCGCTACATCGTCAGCGAAGCCCACGCGGCGGTGTTGCAGGTGCCGGTAGCAGGCGCACCCGAGTGGCTGAAAATTGCCCCAGGCATGGTGCGCGAAGCCCGGGCCAGTGGCATGTTGCTGCACTTCAATGCGTTGTTCGAGGGCCTGACGGTGAACCCGCAAGGCGATCAGCTCTGGCTGGCGGCCGAGCGTGAGCGCCGCGGCCTGGTCTCGATCAAGCGCGGGCAGAGCGTGTGGGATTGCGACGGTGCTTGCGTGTTGTTGAGCGAGGCCGGCCTGGAAGTGCAACCGGCGCAGTTCCCCAACGCCAAGGCGGTGTCGAAGGACTTTGCCGACCTGGCGCTGTTCAACGGCAAGCTGTTTACCCTGGAGCGTAATGCGTTCCAGATTTGCCGGCGCGATACGGTGACGGCCAAGGTTGAGCTGTGCTGGTCGTTTGCCGACGAAACCCTGAGGCCCGAGCGGCGTTACCCCCAGCCCTATGGCCTGGCCGAAGCCCTGGTGATGGACGCCGACGGTGCCTGGATTGGCATCGACAATAATTTCGGCGCGCGCGCCGATGGTGAAAAGCGCCCGGTGGTCTATCGGTTCGCCGCCCCGGCCGGTGGCTGGAGTGCCCAGCCATGA